The proteins below come from a single Thunnus thynnus chromosome 10, fThuThy2.1, whole genome shotgun sequence genomic window:
- the zgc:172323 gene encoding vimentin isoform X2, producing MSHSPERISSYRRHFEDSSSSSYQVRVSSPSPTRREVRHASAGYPCGAGARGMRVESVGRRTVSAARRSRMIGAGVGAGAMVCVGPSGEPAIDLDVAAAENQQFRSTRTNERQEMVVLNDRLAVYIDKVRSLEQQNKLLEGEIEAYQNRFERPSGLRLLYEEQLRELKKVADQMRVQRDISLAAKESTAAQLEAIKIKYEEAVELRRKAEAEIEAFRPDVDKATSSRIALEKKLEQLEVEIEFLKRVHQQEIDELMKQIYSAHATASSAFELPDLAAALKQIQTQYDDIAAKNLQEMDSWYKNKFEDLTNKTTRHVDKVRGIREEITNAKKDIQNKERELDSLRTRNEALEAQIREMKEKYKKELEDLQARIEALQLELKSTKEKIALHLRDYQDLLNIKMSLEIEITTYRKLIEGENLRLSDMMQAMSLTGCSAIGSGMSFSGGMGGAGGMGGGIGGSGGGTAGTSGTGGLGMGPGGGNGGVGGGKGDEGKDRGMGGGSGGSEGVGGDDVGVALSGTDGKGKTGGGMGDASGAGMGSDGSEPYGDQAVELTERRTVLIR from the exons ATGAGCCACAGCCCGGAGAGGATCTCGTCCTACCGCCGTCACTTtgaggacagcagcagctcgTCCTACCAGGTCAGGGTGTCCAGCCCATCCCCCACTAGGAGAGAGGTCCGTCATGCATCCGCCGGCTACCCCTGCGGAGCCGGGGCCAGGGGCATGCGTGTGGAGTCAGTGGGACGAAGGACCGTCTCAGCTGCACGCAGGTCTCGCATGATTGGAGCAGG TGTGGGTGCAGGAGCCATGGTTTGTGTTGGGCCCAGTGGAGAACCTGCTATAGATCTGGATGTGGCTGCAGCTGAGAACCAGCAATTCCGCAGCACCCGCACCAATGAAAGACAGGAGATGGTCGTCCTCAATGACAGACTGGCTGTGTACATTGACAAG GTTCGATCTCTtgagcagcagaacaagctaTTGGAGGGAGAGATCGAGGCCTACCAGAACAGGTTTGAGAGGCCATCAGGTCTGCGCCTCCTATATGAGGAACAGCTGAGAGAGCTGAAAAAGGTTGCTGACCAGATGAGAGTTCAGCGG GACATTTCCTTGGCAGCTAAGGAGTCCACAGCTGCTCAACTAGAGGCTATCAAAATCAAATATGAGGAGGCAGTTGAGCTGAGGAGGAAAGCTGAGGCCGAAATTGAAGCTTTCCGCCCA GATGTTGACAAAGCCACCTCCTCACGCATTGCCTTGGAGAAGAAGCTGGAGCAGCTGGAAGTTGAAATTGAATTCCTTAAACGGGTCCATCAACAG GAAATTGATGAGCTGATGAAACAGATTTATTCAGCTCATGCCACAGCGTCGAGTGCATTCGAACTGCCTGATCTTGCTGCTGCTTTGAAACAAATCCAAACTCAATATGATGACATCGCAGCTAAAAATCTCCAG GAGATGGATTCAtggtataaaaataaatttgaagATCTAACCAACAAGACAACGAGGCATGTGGATAAGGTTCGAGGCATTAGAGAAGAAATAACAAATGCCAAAAAGGAC ATCCAAAACAAGGAACGAGAGTTGGATAGCCTGAGGACCAGGAATGAAGCTCTTGAGGCCCAGATCCgagagatgaaagaaaagtaTAAGAAAGAACTGGAAGACCTGCAG GCTCGGATTGAGGCCCTGCAGCTCGAGCTGAAATCCACCAAGGAGAAAATTGCGCTGCACCTGCGCGACTACCAGGACCTCCTGAATATCAAGATGTCTCTGGAGATCGAGATTACGACTTACAG aaaacTTATTGAAGGAGAGAACCTGCGACTCTCTGATATGATGCAAGCCATGTCTCTTACTGGCTGTAGCGCCATTGGTTCTGGGATGAGCTTCAGTGGAGGCATGGGCGGTGCAGGTGGAATGGGTGGCGGCATTGGAGGCAGTGGTGGTGGCACTGCAGGCACAAGTGGCACGGGTGGACTAGGCATGGGGCCCGGTGGTGGAAATGGCGGTGTAGGTGGAGGGAAGGGTGATGAAGGTAAAGATCGTGGAATGGGTGGTGGAAGCGGGGGCAGTGAGGGTGTGGGTGGAGATGATGTAGGTGTTGCACTGTCAGGCACTGATGGAAAGGGGAAGACTGGCGGAGGAATGGGTGACGCCAGTGGTGCTGGAATGGGATCAGATGGATCTGAGCCCTATGGAGACCAGGCAGTGGAGCTGACGGAGAGAAGGACGGTGCTCATTAGGTAA
- the zgc:172323 gene encoding vimentin isoform X1 — MSHSPERISSYRRHFEDSSSSSYQVRVSSPSPTRREVRHASAGYPCGAGARGMRVESVGRRTVSAARRSRMIGAGVGAGAMVCVGPSGEPAIDLDVAAAENQQFRSTRTNERQEMVVLNDRLAVYIDKVRSLEQQNKLLEGEIEAYQNRFERPSGLRLLYEEQLRELKKVADQMRVQRDISLAAKESTAAQLEAIKIKYEEAVELRRKAEAEIEAFRPDVDKATSSRIALEKKLEQLEVEIEFLKRVHQQEIDELMKQIYSAHATASSAFELPDLAAALKQIQTQYDDIAAKNLQEMDSWYKNKFEDLTNKTTRHVDKVRGIREEITNAKKDIQNKERELDSLRTRNEALEAQIREMKEKYKKELEDLQARIEALQLELKSTKEKIALHLRDYQDLLNIKMSLEIEITTYRKLIEGENLRLSDMMQAMSLTGCSAIGSGMSFSGGMGGAGGMGGGIGGSGGGTAGTSGTGGLGMGPGGGNGGVGGGKGDEGKDRGMGGGSGGSEGVGGDDVGVALSGTDGKGKTGGGMGDASGAGMGSDGSEPYGDQAVELTERRTVLIRTVKNEDDVVETDHQEQTYTITGAADDSDNE; from the exons ATGAGCCACAGCCCGGAGAGGATCTCGTCCTACCGCCGTCACTTtgaggacagcagcagctcgTCCTACCAGGTCAGGGTGTCCAGCCCATCCCCCACTAGGAGAGAGGTCCGTCATGCATCCGCCGGCTACCCCTGCGGAGCCGGGGCCAGGGGCATGCGTGTGGAGTCAGTGGGACGAAGGACCGTCTCAGCTGCACGCAGGTCTCGCATGATTGGAGCAGG TGTGGGTGCAGGAGCCATGGTTTGTGTTGGGCCCAGTGGAGAACCTGCTATAGATCTGGATGTGGCTGCAGCTGAGAACCAGCAATTCCGCAGCACCCGCACCAATGAAAGACAGGAGATGGTCGTCCTCAATGACAGACTGGCTGTGTACATTGACAAG GTTCGATCTCTtgagcagcagaacaagctaTTGGAGGGAGAGATCGAGGCCTACCAGAACAGGTTTGAGAGGCCATCAGGTCTGCGCCTCCTATATGAGGAACAGCTGAGAGAGCTGAAAAAGGTTGCTGACCAGATGAGAGTTCAGCGG GACATTTCCTTGGCAGCTAAGGAGTCCACAGCTGCTCAACTAGAGGCTATCAAAATCAAATATGAGGAGGCAGTTGAGCTGAGGAGGAAAGCTGAGGCCGAAATTGAAGCTTTCCGCCCA GATGTTGACAAAGCCACCTCCTCACGCATTGCCTTGGAGAAGAAGCTGGAGCAGCTGGAAGTTGAAATTGAATTCCTTAAACGGGTCCATCAACAG GAAATTGATGAGCTGATGAAACAGATTTATTCAGCTCATGCCACAGCGTCGAGTGCATTCGAACTGCCTGATCTTGCTGCTGCTTTGAAACAAATCCAAACTCAATATGATGACATCGCAGCTAAAAATCTCCAG GAGATGGATTCAtggtataaaaataaatttgaagATCTAACCAACAAGACAACGAGGCATGTGGATAAGGTTCGAGGCATTAGAGAAGAAATAACAAATGCCAAAAAGGAC ATCCAAAACAAGGAACGAGAGTTGGATAGCCTGAGGACCAGGAATGAAGCTCTTGAGGCCCAGATCCgagagatgaaagaaaagtaTAAGAAAGAACTGGAAGACCTGCAG GCTCGGATTGAGGCCCTGCAGCTCGAGCTGAAATCCACCAAGGAGAAAATTGCGCTGCACCTGCGCGACTACCAGGACCTCCTGAATATCAAGATGTCTCTGGAGATCGAGATTACGACTTACAG aaaacTTATTGAAGGAGAGAACCTGCGACTCTCTGATATGATGCAAGCCATGTCTCTTACTGGCTGTAGCGCCATTGGTTCTGGGATGAGCTTCAGTGGAGGCATGGGCGGTGCAGGTGGAATGGGTGGCGGCATTGGAGGCAGTGGTGGTGGCACTGCAGGCACAAGTGGCACGGGTGGACTAGGCATGGGGCCCGGTGGTGGAAATGGCGGTGTAGGTGGAGGGAAGGGTGATGAAGGTAAAGATCGTGGAATGGGTGGTGGAAGCGGGGGCAGTGAGGGTGTGGGTGGAGATGATGTAGGTGTTGCACTGTCAGGCACTGATGGAAAGGGGAAGACTGGCGGAGGAATGGGTGACGCCAGTGGTGCTGGAATGGGATCAGATGGATCTGAGCCCTATGGAGACCAGGCAGTGGAGCTGACGGAGAGAAGGACGGTGCTCATTAG GACAGTCAAAAATGAGGATGACGTAGTGGAGACGGACCACCAGGAACAAACCTACACCATCACCGGTGCAGCCGACGATTCTGACAACGAATGA
- the tstd3 gene encoding thiosulfate sulfurtransferase/rhodanese-like domain-containing protein 3 yields the protein MALRRCWRFSGVVPRLLLNSTVRPGASVPGGRSSLSRLDNTHPGCTTSELLLRRFSSAPPSTDVSYEELKQLLAGRKAVVIDVREPWELREYGFIPGSINVPLGQVNTALQLGAEEFKEKYGGEMPGAKDNIVFTCLAGIRSKTALDTAASLGYKDVQHYPGGWQDWVKNEQHN from the exons ATGGCTCTCAGAAGGTGTTGGAGGTTTTCAGGGGTTGTCCCGCGGCTGTTATTAAACAGCACCGTCCGTCCTGGGGCTTCTGTCCCGGGGGGACGCAGCTCTTTGTCCCGCCTCGACAACACTCACCCCGGCTGTACAA cttcAGAGTTGCTGCTCCGCAGGTTCAGCTCAGCGCCACCGAGCACAGATGTGAGCTACGAGGAGCTGAAGCAGCTTCTGGCCGGCCGGAAGGCTGTAGTAATAGATGTCAGAGAGCCCTGGGAGCTGAGAGAGTACGGCTTCATCCCAGGGTCAATTAATGTTCCCC TGGGACAGGTGAACACGGCCCTCCAGCTGGGTGCAGAAGAGTTCAAAGAAAAGTATGGTGGTGAAATGCCCGGGGCGAAAGATAACATTGTGTTCACCTGCCTGGCAGGAATCAGGAGCAAGACCGCTCTCGACACGGCCGCCTCGCTGGGATACAAAGA TGTTCAGCATTATCCGGGTGGATGGCAAGACTGGGTGAAAAATGAACAACATAACTGA